A single window of Candidatus Eisenbacteria bacterium DNA harbors:
- a CDS encoding PorV/PorQ family protein, whose translation MSKASGACLVLAFVLGVSLWGNAYAIGEAGAQFLKMGVGARACAMGEAYVAIADDATAIYWNTAGLAEIQSPQITAMQNFWLADMSYQYLGLVCPSRLGSLGISAAYSSSGEIPKYENFQREGEYSAYDAAGTIAYARRLMGSASYGVSVKFIQEKIEEESARGFGVDVGLLCAPGILHGLKLGVAVNNMGPGIKFIEKADPLPLSVRVGAAYKTGPLLLAGDLGKPRDNDAYLCVGGELGIRDILALRAGYNSANSYSAGIGLKWRRVSVDYAYVPYEYLGDTHRFSAGVRF comes from the coding sequence ATGAGCAAGGCGAGCGGAGCATGTTTGGTCTTGGCGTTCGTCCTAGGGGTCTCATTGTGGGGAAATGCCTATGCTATTGGTGAGGCGGGTGCGCAGTTTCTTAAGATGGGTGTGGGTGCAAGGGCATGCGCAATGGGGGAGGCATACGTCGCGATAGCAGATGATGCAACTGCCATTTACTGGAATACCGCTGGACTTGCAGAGATCCAGTCTCCGCAGATAACGGCTATGCAGAACTTCTGGCTAGCTGACATGAGCTATCAGTACCTTGGTTTGGTGTGTCCCTCACGTCTCGGCAGTCTCGGAATCTCTGCGGCCTACTCTTCCTCCGGCGAGATTCCCAAGTACGAGAACTTTCAACGTGAGGGAGAATATTCTGCGTATGATGCCGCTGGAACTATCGCATATGCCAGAAGACTAATGGGATCCGCTTCGTATGGAGTGAGTGTCAAATTCATCCAGGAGAAGATTGAAGAGGAAAGCGCCAGGGGCTTTGGGGTCGACGTCGGCCTTCTTTGCGCACCTGGTATCCTTCATGGCCTTAAGCTTGGGGTTGCTGTCAACAATATGGGACCTGGCATAAAGTTCATAGAGAAGGCAGACCCCTTGCCCTTGAGCGTAAGGGTTGGCGCAGCATACAAAACGGGGCCCTTGCTGCTGGCGGGCGATTTAGGCAAGCCAAGGGACAACGATGCTTACTTATGCGTGGGAGGGGAACTTGGAATTCGAGACATCCTGGCGTTAAGAGCGGGATATAATTCAGCTAATTCCTATTCAGCCGGCATCGGTTTGAAGTGGCGGAGAGTGTCAGTTGATTACGCCTACGTTCCGTACGAGTACCTCGGCGATAC